A region of the Lycium barbarum isolate Lr01 chromosome 1, ASM1917538v2, whole genome shotgun sequence genome:
ATTCTAGTCTTAAAGTGTAATGTTATCCTACATGACTAAGCTCAATTGGGTGATACATTTTACCGTCTATTAGTATTGGACTAACGTTGGAAGGGGCTCCATATCCCATTCATTGATGCTAAGCTCCATTTTATAGTTTAGTTTCAATGTGTCATTGTATTATCATAATATTTGAAGAAGTTATTATAACAGGGTTGGCTCATTAATAAAGATGTATGTATTTCTTGTTTCGTTATTATTCCCTAGATTCCACATATTCTTTTTCTCAAATTGTATTTGTTTTAAAATTTTGACGTCTTAGAAAAACAAAAAGTCAttcattagtcttctttttaaATCTAACACTATTATTTTAATTTGTGGAATGTTAATTAAATGAGGAGTTTAAGAAGAGATAAAAAGGTAGTATAAGATAAAAGCTTTTATTGTATGCAGTAAATGTTATTAAATGTCTTTCCTATGGAGTGCGTAAACCCTTAAAGGTCGTCTGATTCGAAATTAAGTCATCCCAATTATAATCCCACCTTTTATATGAATAAATAATTTCAAGATTTTGATATCAATATTATTCTTATTTAAATCAATATTCACGACCTAATTTCGAATTTTATACTAGAATAACTTCCTACTCCCGGTAACCATATGGCCTCAAATTAAGTTAAACTATTAAAGACAGATACTTATGAATTCAGATGTATGTCATATATCTTGAGTTTCTTTTTATTTCGTGCTTAGCTTTATACTAAAGTTGTTTTTTTTATTCGGTATTCGATACCTGTATTGGCTCTTATTTAGTTCGGATTCAACTGCGTAAGGCATAATAAATTGACAATTAAGTGCTCCCTATCAGAATTCTTTTTAATATTTAAACCTTGAATATTAAGAATAATAAGTTCCTATCTGTTCCATCACAAGTCTCGGTGGTATACTAAAGTTGTTGATCTTATATTGAGAAAGACATAGAGGTCATAAAAAGCTATTTTACTTCCCAAGCTAAATCATCACGTTTTTGAATTGTTAATGATCTTTGCAACTTTTTGGCAACAACATTCCTTACTAGTTGGGAAGATGATGCTCAATCGTTAGAAACACTCTGGAAAATTCAACAACCACTCGATTGTTTACATGTTCACATCCTTTTGTCAGTTTTGGCAACGTGATCCAAATGTTCTATCTATTGTTTCTCGTTTTTTGTCCACATAACtctctttttacttctttttGTAAAAAAGTGTAATCACTTAATTAACAAGTATCACATGATAAGGCCTTTTCAGTGTTCCCCTTTACTAAAGCATTCTGCATCACCTTTACGAATTATCCTGAAAAAGACATTAGGGTTTCATACTTTTTCATACCAACCATATCgatttactaccattttgcttTTGTTTGTACTTGGAATTTTCAACATATATCAATACGCTATACGTGTTACCCCCAACTGATTATTTTTGCTGGTTAACAGCTGACCTAATTTTTAATCACACGCATTAGTTTACAGCCAAAGACAGATTTAGAACGAACTATCTGGGTTCAACTGAATCTTCTTGCACTActttgttaattttttttattttttatttttaatgtatAAATTTTCCATGTCATCTGGGATGTTATAAATCTGAAGGAAGAGTACAAGATGTGGACTTGGCCAAGAAACTCCGATTACAACACAAAATGATAAAATATTTATCCTTCAAATGAGGGAAGGTGAAGCTAGACATTAGACATTCCAACCCTCGACTACCTTTACATTTTAGCTTACAAAAACATTTGCCTTGtcgcagaggcggagccaggattcagagcttgtgggttcggggttctaattATTAAATgttactgggttcttaattaataatttatacatatttgacaaaaattctaatacaaatatatggttcggacaaaagctactgggttcggccgaaccctcaCCCAGagggctggctccgcccctgccttGTCGTATTTGATCTTTATTGAAGGTATTTGGCTCTTGTCCAGTTGGAATGAACATTAGCCCCCACAGGAAGGCGCTAATGGGAGTAATATAAGGTTTCATATGATTGTTTGTTGCTGCTTGTTTGTTAATTGTTTGTATAGAGGATTTACAAAGAACCTTCAATAGAAGAGCCAGAATTAGTaatgctctcttctctctcctctgaAAACTAACCGTTATAATACTATTAGGGAACTTTCTTACATGTGCCGGTCCAATGGACCCGCCGGACGATGCCAATCCGGTGCGTCAGGAAGGGCAAAAGcctcttttaacatctacaagCATTCCTGCAGAGTCAATTGAAGGAAAAGTCTCCTATGCTACTAGTATTCAACATTGGTCAAACATTGTTCCTCCTCTTATGCGACAACAAAAAGAACTGACTAAGGCTATTCAATTTTCTCATAATGGTGCTCCGGCAGTACTATTCCAAGCTAATAACTACTATGGCGTCATGGTCTCAGACTGCGAATTCACAATTGTAGGTAGGTTTCTCAAACCTAGACCGCAAATAGATATATTACGTTCTAAATTCAAGGAACTAATTATGGTTAAAGGTTCGGTTACAATTGGGGTTTATGACAACTTTAATGTTTTCTTATACTTTAAAAATGAGGCCGACTTTAACACCGTCTGGTATAGAAGGGTTATTGAAACTGAGGGAAAACAAATGTGGCTTCAAAAATGGTCTCCCGACTTCAAACCGAATGAAGATATCCCCACTGATCCTGTCTGGGTTTTACTTCCTAAGCTTCTTACCATATGCATAATTGGCAGTACATAAAACAAATTGTTCAATCAATTGGTACTCCACTTGAGTTGGACTTAGCCACGAGAGGTAGAACTAGACCAAGCATGGCCAATGTGAGGGTGGAGATTGATTTACTTAAACCCCAGCCATATTCTGTATATATTGGGCTCATTCATAAGAATTCCCCTAAAACTGGTTTTATTCAAAAATTGGAATATGAAGGGATACCCAATTACTGCAAACATTGTAGAAAACTTGGTCACAAAATTGTGGAATGTAGATCACTGGAAAGAAAGAAAGCTGCCGAGGAAGAAACTAAGAAAAGTAAAGATACTGAGATAGCAGCTACAAGAAAGATGTTCAATCCAAAGAGCCAGATCAAACTAAGGATACACAAATTACTAAGGATAATGTTGTTACTATGGGGGAGAGGTTTGAcaggtagaagaagaagaagaagaagctccCCAAAAAGAAATCTTTAGTTGCTTTTAAACCTCTTTTCAATCAGTCAAAGAGTAAAAAGCTTCAGAAGAATGTTATGAAGTCTACTGATAAGCCTCCTGATGAAAGAAAAAAGCATGGTCAGGACAATGGAGATGAAACTGGGCAAGACAAAGAGAAGGACAGTAAAAACCCCTCTCAAGTTGTGGATAAAGCGCAGCATGAATCCCAACATGACCCTCGgcaagaagaagaaaataatatCACCCCAAAAGGAGAGGACAACTCTTCTACTTTGGAGGAAGTACAAGAGTCCATAAATATGCATATCAACCAGCATGAGCACAACACTTCTGACAGAGTTGTTTCATCTGAAAATCCTGGAGATAAGCAGACAGGAATTTGTGAAAATCTACCACCTGAAAATAGTGATTGTCCTACTATTAATTTGGTGGTGGATCTGAATGTTGGCAAGGTTCAGAATAAAGCTCCTAAGAAGAAGAATAAGCTGGCAAGGTTCAGAATAAAGCTCCTAAGAAGAAGAATAAGAGTCAGCAGGAGCAAGAGGTTACTTCTCCTAGGACTATGGAAGTGCAGcaacaaaaagaaaaacagaaTACCAACAGCTCTCAGCAAATTCTTCAAAATCAGAACCCAACTACCAAGGGGTTCAAACCTgaggaaaagaagaaaaacaagggCAACAGAGCACAAGAACAAATTATAGAGATATCTTCTCTTGATGGAAATATTGTCACAGCTTGGTCACCTATCTGATATCAAGGGTATCCCACTGATGATAAGGATGATGATATAGGTTTTACCACTGTAAAGAAAGGAAAAACCACAAACAAGAATGCTAAAAAGAATAAAACTGGACAAATCAATCCTTCTAATGCTGGAAGGAAAACAAAAAATCTTTAGCTTGTTCTTATAGCTAGGGCCATATTTTGGAACATCAGGGGTGTCAAATCCAAAAAGGCCATTCACAGGCTCAAGAAACTCATTCATATACACAAAATTGATAGTGTTGTAGTCCTGGAACCCTTTGTTAGCATTAACAAAATTGATGCTTACATGAGGTACCTTGGATTTCAATACAGCATCAACAACTCCAATGGTAAGATTTGGTTTTTCTGGAATGGCAACTACTAGACTGCTATTATTGCCAACATTGATCAACAAATTACTATTAAAATGCTTCATGGTGAGCTACTGGGAAGCATCTCTTTATTAACTCTATCTATGCAAAATGTTCTGCTTTTGAAAGAAATGATCTTTGGCTCAGTTTGGAGAATGTTTACCCTCAGGTGGATGGACCTTGGTGTCTTGGTGGTGACTTTAATGTCATACTTGATCCTATGGAGAAGCTTGGTGGAAAACCTCATAGAATGTATAAGAGCCTGGATTTCAGCAGCTGCATGGATAATTGTGAGCTTACTGATTTAGGCTATGTGGGACCAAGGTTCACTTGGTGTAATAATAGGAGGCTAGTGAAAAGGATATGGAAAAGACTTGATAGAGTTTTTGTCAATTACTCTTGGGTTCAACTCTTTCACACAAATAGTGTTAGACATTTTCCTAGAACTGGATCTGATCACAGACCCCTCTTAATCAGTTTTCACAATGCTCACAGAGATGGCACAAAATATTTCAAGTTTTTGGATTTTTGGACTGAACAGCCAACCTTTTACCAGATAGTGGAAGACACTTGGAATACTCAGATTACTGGAAAACCCATGTGGATACTTCAGTAAAAACTCAAAATACTCAGTAAGAAGCTCAGTGAATGGTCCAGGGAAGTTATTGGCAATGTGTATGATGAAGTCAATATATGGGAAGCCAAGATGCAAGACCTGGAAAACATCGATAGCTCTCTTCACGCTGAGAAAGCTAGAGAAGAGCTTAACAAGGGCAATGTTGAATATATTATATAGTTGGATATGCAAGAAAAACTTCTTAAGCAAAAAGCTCTGTCAAATGGACTGATGATGGagatataaataaaaaataatttcattGCTTGATCGGAGATAGAAGAAGAAGGCTTTAACTGCACAAAGTCAAAAACAGTATTGGCAATTAGGTCCAAGGCAATGAGGGTATTGCTAAGGCTGCCAGACATCATTTTGAACATATGTTCAATCTCAACCACAGTTTTACTGATCAGCACATCTTTAATGTGATCCTTGAATGTATCAATCATAATGATAATGCCTCTCTCAATGCCATTCCTGATTTAGAGGAGACAAAGAATGTTGTATTCAATATGATTCCTTCAAGTGTTGTTGGCCCTGATGGAAACAATGGCAACTTCTTAAAAAAAAGTTGGAATATCATTCAAGAGGATATCAAAAACATGGTTCATGTATTATTCAATGGAAAGAATTTGACCAAGTTCTACTCACATACTTGTTTGGTTCTGATTCCCAAGGTAGAGTCTCCTTCTAACTTTGGAGATCTAAGACCAATTAGTCTTAGTAACTTCACAACTAAGATCATCTCCAAGATCCTTTCAATCTGGTTGAATCCTTTACTAGATAAGGTTATCTTTGAAAATCAGTCTGGCTTTGTCAAAGGCAGACTCATCACTGAAAATGTTCTTCTAGCACAAGAATTAGCCCAAAGGGTGTCTCAGAGTAACCATGGAGGCAACATGATCATCAAACTGGATATGGCTAAAGCCTCTGACAGAATGTCATGGGATTTTCTATTGGCAGTTATGAGCAAATTTGGTTTCTCTGACAGCTAGAACACTCTTATTAGAAGACTCATATATAATATGTGGTATTCAACTAACATCAATAGTGAAAGAAAAGGCTTCTTCACCTGCTCCCAAGGCTTGAAACAAGGAGACCCATTGTCCCCTTCCTTATTCATTATTGGTGCTGAGGTGTTCTCAAGGCTTCTCAACAGTCTATATCACAATGAAAGATTTGTTCCTTTCAGCATGAATCCCAATGGTCCTAATATCAACCATCTTGCCTATGCTGATGACAAATTAATCTTCACTGGTGGAAACAATAGATCAATCAAACTCATTTTGAAGCAAATCAAAAGGTATGAAAATGCCTCTGGGCAGATGATCAACACTAATAAAAGTTTTTTTCATTACTGCTCCAAATACTTGTGCAAATAGGATCAATAGGATGAGGAGAACTACTGGGTTCATGAATAAGGATTTTCCTTTTAACTATCTGCGATGCCTCATATATGTGGGAAAGAAAAGAAATTCCTATTTGGATAACATGTTAACCAAAATTATCAAAAAGCTTAATGGGTGGCAAAGCAAGATGTTTTCTTTTAGGGGTAGAATTGTTCTCATTACAAGTGTCCTGCAAGCTCTTCCAGCTTACATTCTTTCTGCTATACAACCTCCTAAAGGCATTATCAAGCTCATGGAGAAGCACTTTTGTAATTTCCTCTGGGGGTCCAaagaaggtaaaaaaaaaaagtgtcactGGAGTTCATGGGAGAATTTATGCTACCCAAAAGATGAACATGGTATTAGAATAAGAAGAATGCAGGATATCTCTGAGACTTTCACTCTTAAAAGATAGTGGAGACTGAGAACTCAATCTATACTCTGGGGAACTTTTCTGAAATCCAAGTACTGCATAAGATCTCACCCTGTGGGTAAGGTTGCTGTTTCTAAAAACTCACATGGATGGAAGAGTTTGATGAAGATTAAGACCAAAGCAGAGCCTCACATGATCTGGAAAATTCAAGAAGGAGACTCCAGCTTCTGGTGGGATAACTGGACAGGTATGGGTGCTTTAGCGAAAATTCTGCCAGGACCAAGTAAGTCTGCTAAACTAAATGTAAATTCTTTCATTTTGAATGGTGTCTAGGATTTCAACAAGCTTAACAATACTCTTCCACCTCACATTGTTCAATAtattgaaaatatcaatattgGTGACTATAACAAACATGATTACCTTCTATGGAATTTGACTGAAAATGGCAAATTTTCTAATGCCTCTGCTTGGAATCTGCTAAGATCTAAGAAGGATAAAAATCCTTTTTTACAAAATGCTTGGCACAAAAGCTTATCCTTTAAAGTCTCCTTCAATACATGGAGACTTTTAAGGAATAAGCAACCTTTCAGTGACATAGTGGGAAGATTTGATACCTATTTAAGATTTGACTGTTCTTGTTGCTGGATAGCCAAGAATGAAACAAGTCATCATGCATTTGTGACTAGTGAAACTGCTAATAGGCTATGGAATAGCATTGGCAGGCCACTAGGCATTCAACATTCTAATGCATCTGTCTCTTATGTTTTTAGGAAATGGTAGAAAGCAAAAACTAAGAACAAGGTGCATAAGACTGTAATGCAGATCACACCAACCATTATCTGCTGGGAACTCTAGAAACAAAGTAGTGCTTGTAGATATGGGACACAGAAGAAGTTCAACTACTCAATAATGGAACAACAATGTCTTTGGAATATCAAGCAAGCTATTAACAGACTGGCACCCAGTTTGGATATGAACAGACAGTGGCCACAACTGTGCCAGATGGTGGAACTCCTCAGACCTTCTCGTGTAATTACTCAAGTTCTTTGGCACAAACCTTGTCAAGGAACTATCAAAGTAATTACTGATGGTAGCTATAACACCTCAAATGGTAAGGCTAGCATAGGGGGCGGTGCAAGGGACTCAGGTGGGAGCCTTATAATGGCCTTctccattgtcacgacccgtctatgggccgtgacgagtacccgatacttgtaccgagcaccccttgtctatcgttttacctttacctcttagcaagccatgtaaacagagccattttttttttttaacattaacattagcggcgtcattctgaacatagactaataaacttcgttatcaattatacatcaacattagcatgccaaaacaccatatatctaactgtacttaactgactgtacataactgtctacgagcctctagacgtagtacacttatacatagaaagagtcgggtgctgccgtgcccgaatatacatacacaaaatagtaccgcagaagtgaggctccggaacaactggagcgctgtcaacactgctggtaaggctcctaaggatcaaatccgcctatctgctgacctgcgcggcatgaaacgcagcgtccacaagaagggacgtcagtacgaatagtgtaccaagtatgtaaggcatgaaagataacactagcagtaacataatgtataattaataatgtcatggagtcacagaatatagaagatagaacgtatctcatgtcatatattatcatctcgtatcatttcgtattatatcttatcttgtcttgtcgtagtatatcacgtcatagtatatcgtgtcatagagtgtcaggctatagtatatcataacatagtacctcatatcgtagcatggcatgttatagcatgtcgtgtcatagcatagcgtgtcatagcatgtcttaccatagcatagcatatcatagcgtatcatagcataacatagcttgtcatatcatgtcctgtcgtagcagatcatagcatatcatgtcatagtatagcttaccatagcatatcttatcatagcatgtctggtcatgacatggtaggtcatatcatagcgccgatcaatgtcggctcacccacatagcaccgatatacaccggctcacccatatatcccgcgtccgagcaccccgcgtccgggatgataagccagctgatcatgtagcaatgaaacatgtttcccttcccattcccccatgtatcccttccccccaacctaggttcatatacatagcttgcatacatatacatttcttatatacatttacttatcttatatacatatatatcttttatatactaatacatatctta
Encoded here:
- the LOC132609802 gene encoding uncharacterized protein LOC132609802, which produces MEKLGGKPHRMYKSLDFSSCMDNCELTDLGYVGPRFTWCNNRRLVKRIWKRLDRVFVNYSWVQLFHTNSVRHFPRTGSDHRPLLISFHNAHRDGTKYFKFLDFWTEQPTFYQIVEDTWNTQITGKPMWILQEVIGNVYDEVNIWEAKMQDLENIDSSLHAEKAREELNKGNVQGNEGIAKAARHHFEHMFNLNHSFTDQHIFNVILECINHNDNASLNAIPDLEETKNVVFNMIPSSVVGPDGNNGNFLKKSWNIIQEDIKNMVHVLFNGKNLTKFYSHTCLVLIPKVESPSNFGDLRPISLSNFTTKIISKILSIWLNPLLDKVIFENQSGFVKGRLITENVLLAQELAQRVSQSNHGGNMIIKLDMAKASDRMSWDFLLAVMSKFGFSDS